A genomic segment from Curtobacterium sp. MCSS17_007 encodes:
- a CDS encoding DUF3099 domain-containing protein gives MKSTQRRFHATHTHSGSTQSITSLPDSPELDRAHRLSKYVWQMAVRVVCFIGAVLVWTTWHTWLAVIPIVLAAVIPWVAVILANAGSRAESDIVSPAGAIELYDAVDPRLREQQEDARAEAYRAEQDRLREAAQHAQEEWQRNGDRSRVWSARPRTRR, from the coding sequence ATGAAGTCGACGCAGCGCCGGTTCCACGCGACGCACACCCACTCGGGTTCCACGCAGAGCATCACGTCCCTGCCGGACTCCCCCGAGCTGGACCGGGCGCACCGCCTGTCCAAGTACGTCTGGCAGATGGCCGTGCGCGTGGTCTGCTTCATCGGCGCCGTGCTCGTCTGGACGACGTGGCACACGTGGCTCGCGGTGATCCCGATCGTGCTCGCCGCCGTCATCCCCTGGGTCGCGGTCATCCTGGCGAACGCCGGAAGCCGCGCCGAGAGCGACATCGTCTCGCCGGCCGGGGCCATCGAGCTGTACGACGCCGTCGACCCGCGGTTGCGCGAGCAGCAGGAGGACGCCCGCGCAGAGGCCTACCGGGCCGAGCAGGACCGCCTGCGCGAAGCTGCCCAGCACGCGCAGGAGGAGTGGCAGCGCAACGGCGACCGGTCCCGCGTGTGGTCGGCCAGGCCGAGGACGCGCCGCTGA
- a CDS encoding SURF1 family protein, producing the protein MTDEFDPSDRYGRKHAAKLQRGSADRATAEPEQRGGTADGPSVGWRFVRSRRWLGYFAIAVAFAIICALFGMWQWDRRNEAVRQNEQIARNYDHTPVPLDQALPRASSWDDDQQWFRVEVTGTYDVDDQLLVRNRVHNGQPGFEVLTPLVTADGRAFVVDRGWVPTGNRQDAPDHVPAPPSGEVTVTARLQQSEPRIPGRTDPSHTDQVQSVTLADVAGKVDAPIWTGAYGQLASESPAPTESRPLGWDRPSADTGLHLSYFIQWFLFAAGGFGFLAYVMVQEYRNLNQDDPEERERALERQRRKDARPRSDDEVEDELLGTRH; encoded by the coding sequence ATGACGGACGAGTTCGACCCCAGCGACCGCTACGGCCGGAAGCACGCCGCGAAGCTCCAGCGCGGTTCGGCCGATCGCGCCACGGCCGAACCGGAGCAGCGCGGCGGCACCGCCGACGGCCCGTCGGTCGGCTGGCGCTTCGTCCGCAGCCGTCGCTGGCTCGGGTACTTCGCGATCGCGGTGGCCTTCGCGATCATCTGCGCCCTGTTCGGCATGTGGCAGTGGGACCGCCGCAACGAAGCGGTGCGCCAGAACGAGCAGATCGCCCGGAACTACGACCACACACCCGTACCCCTCGACCAGGCACTCCCCCGCGCCTCGAGCTGGGACGACGACCAGCAGTGGTTCCGCGTCGAGGTCACCGGCACGTACGACGTCGACGACCAGCTCCTCGTCCGGAACCGCGTGCACAACGGACAGCCCGGCTTCGAGGTCCTCACGCCGCTGGTGACCGCGGACGGCCGGGCCTTCGTCGTCGATCGCGGCTGGGTGCCGACGGGCAACCGGCAGGACGCACCGGACCACGTGCCCGCCCCGCCGAGTGGCGAGGTCACCGTCACCGCCCGCCTGCAGCAGAGCGAGCCGCGCATCCCCGGTCGCACCGACCCGTCGCACACCGACCAGGTGCAGTCCGTCACGCTCGCTGACGTGGCAGGCAAGGTGGACGCGCCGATCTGGACCGGCGCGTACGGACAGCTCGCGTCCGAGTCGCCCGCGCCGACGGAGTCGCGGCCGCTCGGTTGGGACCGCCCCTCGGCCGACACCGGTCTGCACCTCAGCTACTTCATCCAGTGGTTCCTCTTCGCCGCGGGCGGGTTCGGGTTCCTCGCCTACGTGATGGTGCAGGAGTACCGGAACCTCAACCAGGACGACCCGGAGGAACGCGAGCGCGCTCTCGAGCGCCAGCGGCGGAAGGACGCCCGGCCGCGGTCCGACGACGAGGTCGAGGACGAACTGCTCGGCACGCGGCACTGA
- the fabG gene encoding 3-oxoacyl-ACP reductase FabG: protein MTTPRTVLITGGNRGIGHALATRFVAAGHRVAVTSRSGQGGPEGALTVAADITDSASVDAAFTQVEAELGPVEVLVANAGITNDQLLLRMSEEDFTSVIDTNLTGTFRVVKRATKGMMKAKFGRIVLMSSVVGAYGQVGQVNYASSKAALVGMARSITRELGSRGITANVVAPGFIQTDMTAALPEELQAEFKKQIPAARYGTVDDVADVTLFLAGDGAGYVSGAVIPVDGGLGMGH, encoded by the coding sequence ATGACCACCCCCCGTACCGTCCTCATCACCGGCGGCAACCGCGGCATCGGCCACGCCCTGGCGACGCGCTTCGTCGCCGCCGGGCACCGTGTCGCCGTGACGTCCCGCAGCGGTCAGGGCGGTCCCGAGGGGGCGCTCACGGTCGCGGCCGACATCACCGACTCCGCCTCGGTCGACGCGGCCTTCACGCAGGTCGAGGCCGAGCTCGGTCCGGTCGAGGTGCTCGTCGCCAACGCCGGCATCACGAACGACCAGCTCCTGCTCCGCATGTCGGAGGAGGACTTCACGAGCGTGATCGACACGAACCTCACCGGAACCTTCCGGGTCGTCAAGCGCGCGACGAAGGGCATGATGAAGGCGAAGTTCGGCCGGATCGTGCTCATGTCGAGCGTCGTCGGCGCCTACGGGCAGGTCGGCCAGGTCAACTACGCGTCGTCGAAGGCCGCTCTGGTCGGCATGGCCCGGTCGATCACCCGTGAGCTCGGGTCGCGTGGCATCACCGCGAACGTCGTCGCACCCGGCTTCATCCAGACCGACATGACGGCCGCGCTCCCCGAGGAGCTGCAGGCCGAGTTCAAGAAGCAGATCCCCGCCGCGCGCTACGGGACGGTCGACGACGTGGCGGACGTCACGCTCTTCCTCGCCGGCGACGGCGCCGGGTACGTGTCCGGTGCGGTCATCCCGGTCGACGGCGGCCTCGGGATGGGCCACTAG
- the serB gene encoding phosphoserine phosphatase SerB, protein MPRFLVVLDADSTLLEDEVIELLADHAGTRPQVQAVTERAMRGEIDFAESLRERVATLAGLPADVCTHAQHAVRVTHGAAELVRGVQAAGGTVGVVSGGFHEVLDPFAARLGLDHCRANRLEVVDRVLTGRVLGDVVDADAKAETLRAWAGADGVPLSRTVAVGDGANDLVMMGVAALGVAFDAKPLVRERADVAVVDRDLSAVLATLGLRG, encoded by the coding sequence GTGCCACGCTTCCTCGTCGTCCTCGATGCCGATTCCACGCTGCTCGAGGACGAGGTCATCGAACTGCTCGCCGACCACGCCGGGACCCGGCCACAGGTCCAGGCGGTGACGGAGCGGGCCATGCGCGGGGAGATCGACTTCGCGGAGAGCCTCCGGGAGCGGGTCGCGACGCTGGCGGGCCTCCCGGCCGACGTCTGCACGCACGCGCAGCACGCGGTCCGTGTGACGCACGGTGCAGCGGAACTGGTCCGCGGCGTGCAGGCCGCGGGTGGCACGGTCGGGGTCGTGTCCGGCGGGTTCCACGAGGTCCTCGACCCGTTCGCCGCACGGCTCGGGCTCGACCACTGCCGGGCCAACCGGCTCGAGGTCGTCGACCGCGTGCTCACCGGCCGGGTGCTCGGCGACGTCGTCGACGCCGACGCGAAGGCCGAGACGCTGCGGGCGTGGGCCGGGGCGGACGGCGTTCCGCTGTCCCGTACGGTCGCGGTCGGCGACGGTGCCAACGACCTCGTGATGATGGGCGTCGCTGCCCTGGGCGTGGCCTTCGACGCCAAGCCGCTGGTGCGCGAGCGGGCGGACGTGGCGGTCGTCGACCGTGACCTGTCCGCCGTGCTCGCGACGCTCGGGCTCCGCGGCTGA
- a CDS encoding ABC-F family ATP-binding cassette domain-containing protein, translated as MLAVHDLEIRVGARLLMEHVSFRVEKGDKIGLVGRNGAGKTTMTKALAGEAQPTDGKIERSGEIGYLPQDPRSGNPEDTARKRILDARGLGELVEGIRQATLDMASEDPDTAEKAMRRYSRLDDQFNALGGYAAEAEAASIASNLKLPDRILDQPLKTLSGGQRRRIELARILFSDAETMILDEPTNHLDADSIIWLREHLKTYAGGVIVISHDVELVDEVVNRVFYLDANRQTIDVYNMGWKLYQRQRAADEERRRKERANAEKKAATLKDQAARFGAKATKAAAAHQMVARAEKLLAGLEDERAVDRVAKLRFPTPAACGRTPLMAEGLSKSYGSLEIFAGLDLAIDRGSRVVILGFNGAGKTTLLRILAGADQPDTGEILPGHGLRIGYYAQEHENIDVNRTVIENMVSASPNLTETEARRVLGSFLFTGDDGYKKAGVLSGGEKTRLSLAMIVVSGANVLLLDEPTNNLDPASREEILGALAGYEGAVVLVSHDAGAVEALNPERVLLLPDGTEDHWNKDYAELIELA; from the coding sequence GTGCTTGCCGTGCACGACCTCGAGATCCGCGTCGGGGCCCGCCTCCTGATGGAGCACGTGTCCTTCCGTGTCGAGAAGGGTGACAAGATCGGGCTCGTCGGGCGCAACGGCGCCGGCAAGACCACGATGACGAAGGCCCTCGCCGGCGAGGCCCAGCCGACCGACGGCAAGATCGAGCGCTCCGGCGAGATCGGCTACCTGCCGCAGGACCCGCGATCGGGGAACCCCGAGGACACCGCGCGCAAGCGCATCCTCGACGCCCGCGGCCTCGGCGAGCTCGTCGAGGGCATCCGTCAGGCGACGCTCGACATGGCGAGCGAGGACCCGGACACCGCCGAGAAGGCCATGCGTCGGTACAGCCGCCTGGACGACCAGTTCAACGCCCTGGGCGGGTACGCGGCCGAGGCGGAAGCGGCGTCGATCGCCTCGAACCTCAAGCTGCCGGACCGCATCCTCGACCAGCCGCTCAAGACCCTGTCGGGTGGTCAGCGGCGCCGCATCGAGCTGGCACGGATCCTGTTCTCGGACGCCGAGACGATGATCCTCGACGAGCCGACGAACCACCTCGACGCCGACTCGATCATCTGGCTGCGCGAGCACCTCAAGACCTACGCGGGTGGCGTGATCGTCATCTCGCACGACGTCGAGCTCGTCGACGAGGTCGTCAACCGCGTCTTCTACCTCGACGCGAACCGCCAGACGATCGACGTCTACAACATGGGCTGGAAGCTCTACCAGCGGCAGCGCGCCGCCGACGAGGAGCGCCGCCGCAAGGAGCGCGCGAACGCCGAGAAGAAGGCCGCGACGCTCAAGGACCAGGCTGCCCGGTTCGGGGCGAAGGCCACGAAGGCGGCTGCGGCCCACCAGATGGTCGCCCGCGCCGAGAAGCTCCTGGCGGGGCTCGAGGACGAGCGCGCCGTGGACCGCGTCGCCAAGCTGCGCTTCCCGACGCCCGCCGCGTGCGGCCGCACCCCGCTCATGGCCGAGGGACTGTCGAAGTCCTACGGATCGCTCGAGATCTTCGCCGGCCTCGACCTGGCGATCGACCGCGGCTCGCGCGTCGTCATCCTCGGGTTCAACGGTGCCGGCAAGACGACGCTGCTGCGCATCCTCGCGGGCGCGGACCAGCCGGACACGGGAGAGATCCTGCCCGGGCACGGCCTGCGCATCGGGTACTACGCGCAGGAGCACGAGAACATCGACGTGAACCGCACGGTGATCGAGAACATGGTGTCGGCGTCGCCGAACCTGACCGAGACCGAGGCGCGCCGCGTGCTCGGGTCGTTCCTCTTCACCGGCGACGACGGCTACAAGAAGGCCGGCGTGCTCTCCGGCGGCGAGAAGACCCGTCTGTCCCTGGCGATGATCGTCGTCTCGGGCGCGAACGTGCTGCTGCTCGACGAGCCGACCAACAACCTCGACCCCGCGTCGCGCGAGGAGATCCTCGGCGCCCTCGCCGGCTACGAGGGCGCGGTCGTCCTCGTGTCGCACGACGCGGGTGCGGTCGAGGCCCTCAACCCGGAGCGCGTCCTGCTGCTGCCGGACGGCACGGAGGACCACTGGAACAAGGACTACGCGGAACTCATCGAGCTCGCGTAG